In the genome of Quercus robur chromosome 3, dhQueRobu3.1, whole genome shotgun sequence, one region contains:
- the LOC126716888 gene encoding uncharacterized protein LOC126716888, which produces MAVPDGKQERPPSLLRDDSKYALEKLSSIITAEDYEDLGNHSTEAMGETGLFAVAQSLVMMKGLLDRCLNRESSLDRVRAKAQQTEEELGQLQRWRSKMEKKLELSEQARKELEEKTATSLTVIENKEAEIKQLKEEIRQAKVAAVEEYRCSESCLGELSDSFLQGFDDSLRQVKKAYPELDLTMVKLEDQAQTSALPVASENTEDLFGDGAAQGDGESAPSKDVPDAEEKKD; this is translated from the exons ATGGCGGTCCCAGacggtaagcaagagagacctccttcccttcttcgtgatgactccaagtatgcattggagaaactgtcgtccatcatcacggcagaagactatgaagacctgggaaaccattcgacggaggccatgggggagacgggcctcttcgccgtcgctcag tccttggtcatgatgaagggactacttgaccggtgtctcaaccgtgagagtagcttggaccgggtgcgcgcgaaggcgcagcagacggaggaagagctcggacaactTCAGAGATGGAggtccaagatggagaagaagctggagctttctgagcAGGCGAGGAAGGAGCTTGAGGAGAAGACGGCCACTTCGCTGACGGTCATAGAGAACAAAGAAGCTGAGATAAAACAACTCAAAGAAGAGATCCGTCAGGCTAAAGTGGCAGCCGTCGAGGAGTACCGATGCTCGGAGTCCTGTTTGGGCGAGCTGTCGGACTCCTTCCTCCAAGGATTCGATGATTCcctccgtcaagtcaagaaggcttatccagagctggacttgacaatggtcaaacttgaggaccaagcccagacttctgccctccccgtcgcctccgaaaatacggaggacctttTTGGAGACGGTGCTGCTCAGGGAGACGGAGAGTCCGccccgtcgaaggatgtcccagatgctgaagaaaagaaagattga